The DNA window GGCGCTCAACCACTACCCGGAGAGCTTTGCCTGGTTCGGCCAGGGGTACGTGTGGGGCGCGCTCTCTTTTGAGTTTGCGCTGTTTATCCTCCTCGCGGCCGCCTTCACCTTCCTGCTGCATAAAACCAACTTTGGTCGCCGGACCTACGCCATCGGCAATAATCCGACCGGCGCCTGGTACTCCGGGATCAACGTGAAGCGCCATAACCTGGCGCTGTTCGCGCTGGTCGGGCTGATGGCCGGACTGGCGGCGGTCCTGCTGACCTCACGGCTCGGCAGTACCCGCCCTACCCTGGCGATGGGCTGGGAGCTGGCGGTTGTCACCATGGCGGTGCTCGGCGGCGTCAATATTCTCGGCGGCTCCGGCAGCATGCCCGGGGTGATCATCGCCGCCTTTCTGATGGGGCTGGTGACCTTCGGCCTGAGCCTGCTCAACGTCCCCGGCATCGTGATGTCGGTGATTATCGGCGCGATGCTGATCGTGGTTATCTCCCTGCCGATTATGACCCGGCGGATGCTGCAGCGAAGACGATGTTAATTTCCCCTTCACCCTAAATCCCGGAGGCGGTGCTACGCACCTGTCCTGGCTACCGGCCTGCAGACGCCAGTGAACCTGTAGCCCGGGTAAGGCGCCAGCCGCGACCCGGGAGCGGGTGAAGGGAAACGGATTTCCCAAAATCAACATTAAGGAGAATTATCATGAGTTTTATGTTGGCACTACCTAAAATCAGCCTCCACGGCGCAGGCGCTATCGGCGATATGGTCAAGCTGGTAGCGGGTAAACAGTGGGGCAAGGCGCTGATCGTCACCGACGGGCAGCTGGTGAAGCTGGGCCTGCTGGACAGTCTGTTTTCCGCGCTGGATGAACAGCAGATGGCATATCAGCTGTTTGACGACGTGTTCCCCAACCCTACCGAAGCGTTGGTGCAGCAAGGCTATGCGGCGTACCAGGCGGCCCGCTGCGATTACCTGATCGCCTTCGGCGGCGGCAGCCCGATTGATACCGCCAAGGCGATAAAAATCCTCACCGCCAACCCTGGCCCCTCCACAGCCTATTCCGGCGTCGGCAAAGTGAAAAACGCTGGCGTGCCGCTGGTGGCCATCAACACCACTGCCGGCACGGCGGCGGAGATGACCAGCAACGCAGTGATTATCGATAGCGAGCGTCAGGTAAAAGAGGTGATTATCGACCCGAACCTGATCCCGGATATCGCCGTCGACGACGCCAGCGTGATGCTCGACATCCCGCCAGCCGTTACCGCCGCCACCGGCATGGACGCCCTGACCCACGCCATTGAGGCCTTTGTCTCCGTTGGCGCCCATCCCCTGACCGACGCCAACGCCCTCGAGGCCATCCGCCTGATCAACCTGTGGCTGCCGAAAGCGGTAGACAATGGACACGATCTGCAGGCCCGCGAGCAGATGGCGTTTGGCCAGTATCTGGCGGGCATGGCGTTCAACAGCGCCGGCCTCGGGCTGGTACACGCCCTGGCCCATCAGCCTGGCGCCACCCACAACCTGCCGCACGGGGTGTGCAACGCCATCCTGCTGCCGATCATCGAAAACTTTAACCGCCCGAACGCCGTGGCGCGCTTCGCCCGCGTGGCGCAGGCGATGGGTGTCGATACCCGCGGCATGAGCGATGAAGCCGCCAGCATGGAGGCCATTAACGCCATTCGCGCGCTGAGCAAACGCGTGGGGATCCCCCAGGGCTTCAGCCAGCTTGGCGTCAGCAAAGCCGATATCGAAGGCTGGCTGGACAAAGCGCTGGCCGACCCGTGCGCGCCATGTAACCCGCGCCCCGCCAGCCGCGATGAGGTCCGCGAGCTCTATCTGGAGGCATTATGATCCGTAAAGCCTTTGTCATGCAGGTGAACCCCGACGCGCACGAGGAGTACCAGCGCCGTCATAACCCCATCTGGCCGGAGCTGGAGGCTACGCTGAAAGCCCACGGCGCGCACCACTACGCCATCTATCTCGATAAAGAACGCCACCTGCTGTTCGCCACGGTGGAGATTGAGTCGGAAGCCCGCTGGGAGGCGGTCGCCAGCACGGAAGTGTGCCAGCGCTGGTGGAAATACATGCGCGAGGTGATGCCCAGCAACCCGGACAACAGCCCGCTGAGCGCGGAGCTCAAAGAAGTGTTTTATCTGGCGTGAACCCCCACGACGCCGGAGAGTACCTTCCCCGGCCTCCCGCCATGCGTGCTGGAGGCCGTTTCAACGGCGGTAATGCAAAACAGGGGACACGATCCTTTGCGCCCCCAGTTTTTCTCGCCCATCATCCGGGAAAAAGTACGTATTTGTCTTTATCCGCATCGGTAATTTCTCTTAATACCCGGCAAGGTACGCCTGCGGCAACCACATTCGCCGGTATGGAACGATTGACCACACTGCCCGCGCCTATGACTGAATTCTGGCCAATCGTTACCCCGGGATTAATAATCACCCCCGTGCCTAACCAGACCCCATCTTCAATCACCACCGGTAATGAAAACTGTTGATGCGTATGGCGCAGCGCGGGGTGGATGGGATGCCCGGCGGTGGAGATAGTGACATTTGGCGCAAACATGACGTTATTGCCGATGATAATGTCCGCATCGTCGACCAGCGTGAGGTTAAAATTGGCATAAAAATTATCACCAATCGTCGTATGGATCCCATAGGCAATATTGATCGGCGGCTCTATCCAGCATTGTTCGCCGACTTTCGCGAACATGCGCTGAATAATATCGTTGCGCAATTCCTGATTAAACGGATGCGAATGATTATATTCATAGGCCCGAGCTTTACCCATCAGCCGCTGCTCCGGCAAGCCATATCCTGCATCCAGGTAAAGCTCACCGCTGTTCATACGTTTTTTCATATCCATCATGACCTCTTCCTTCTCTGTCAGGCACCACCCTGTGCCACGGAATGTTGATAATTAAATCGTCATCGCATTATCGCGCAGCGGCTCAGTTTTCGTCTTACCCGCTAACGTAAACGCCGATAGTAAAGTGACGGTGAGGGCAATACCGCCGAGGATCATATAGGTCTCCTGGAAACCGATCCGATCATACATATTCCCGGCGAAGGCGGAGAGGAAGATCGCCGCCACCTGCTTGGCGAACTGGAAGCCCACCAGGTAAATGGTCGCCGACAGCCGGACGTCAAACACGCCGGTAATATATTTAAAGGCGCCCACCAGCAGGAACGGCACCTCCAGCGCATGGAGCATTTTCAGCGCCACCACTTCCGCGGCGGTGGTGGCGAAGGAAGAGCCAATCATTCTTGCCGCCATCACCATCCCGGCAATCAGCAAGGTATTCTTCGCCCCGATGCGGTTAATAATCCACGGCGAGCTGAACATAATGATGGCGTTACAAATTTCTCCCGCGGTGGTGGCGAAACCAAAGGCACGGGTGCCTGCTTCCGGGGTCGCGAAGAACGATTTGAAGAAAGTGGCGAACTGCTGATCGAAAACGTCATACACGCAGGCCACGCCGATGACGTACAGAATAAACATCCACATCTTCCGCTGGCGGAACATGCGCACCGCCGTTTTTAAATCGATCGCCGGGCGATTGGCGCCGAGCGAGTCCATTACCTGCGCGGACTGACTGGCCTGCGGTTTGGCGATAGCCACCAGCACCACCAGCAGCAGCGCGGCGGCCGAGCCCATCCAGAACACCCACTCCGGGTTAACGCTGAACAGCATCCCCGCCGTGGTGGCGCACAGCGCCCAGCCCAGGCAACCAAAGGTGCGCGCCTTGCCGTATTCAAACCCGCTGTTGCGGCTTACCCGTTCGATATAGGCCTCCATCGCGCCGGCGCCGGCGGAGAACACAAAGCCAATGTAAGCGCCGCCGCTCAACGCCCCGAGCCAGATATTGGTTTTCAGCAGCGGAGCGAAAACATAAAGGAAGAAGGGAGCAATCAGCACCAGCAAAACGGTCACGATCCACATCAGGTGTTTTTTCAGCCCCAGCTTGTCAGAGATCACCCCGAGGATCGGCTGGAAACAGATGGCGAACAGCGACAGGCTGGAGAAAACGAGGCCGGTTTCGGTTTTATTCAGGCCGATGACGTCCGACAGCCAGATCGGCAGAAACGGAAAGCAGGTGGCCATGATGAAGAAGTAGAGAAAGAAGAACAGCCCGAAAATCCAGAAGTTGGGGTTGTTTTTGTGGGTACAGACGGTCGGGTTCATTATATTTTCCTCAAGAAGGGCCGCGGCGCGGCCCGGTACCATCACACGCGTTGCAGGCCAATCAGAATGGCGCTTTCCGGGTCGAGGATGGGCAGCGCCAGCCCCG is part of the Klebsiella quasipneumoniae subsp. quasipneumoniae genome and encodes:
- a CDS encoding ABC transporter permease, with the translated sequence MSKMMVSEEMKNAPAAPSPLRRLLCWEGFLLAVTLAVFIGNALASPYFLNIWNLSDATFTFTEKAIVVLPMAMLIIAREIDLSVASTMALSSTVMGFCAAAGMDTPLLVLVGLGVGLLCGLFNGILVTRFNLSSIVITIGTMSLYRGITYILLGDQALNHYPESFAWFGQGYVWGALSFEFALFILLAAAFTFLLHKTNFGRRTYAIGNNPTGAWYSGINVKRHNLALFALVGLMAGLAAVLLTSRLGSTRPTLAMGWELAVVTMAVLGGVNILGGSGSMPGVIIAAFLMGLVTFGLSLLNVPGIVMSVIIGAMLIVVISLPIMTRRMLQRRRC
- the fucO gene encoding lactaldehyde reductase, which encodes MSFMLALPKISLHGAGAIGDMVKLVAGKQWGKALIVTDGQLVKLGLLDSLFSALDEQQMAYQLFDDVFPNPTEALVQQGYAAYQAARCDYLIAFGGGSPIDTAKAIKILTANPGPSTAYSGVGKVKNAGVPLVAINTTAGTAAEMTSNAVIIDSERQVKEVIIDPNLIPDIAVDDASVMLDIPPAVTAATGMDALTHAIEAFVSVGAHPLTDANALEAIRLINLWLPKAVDNGHDLQAREQMAFGQYLAGMAFNSAGLGLVHALAHQPGATHNLPHGVCNAILLPIIENFNRPNAVARFARVAQAMGVDTRGMSDEAASMEAINAIRALSKRVGIPQGFSQLGVSKADIEGWLDKALADPCAPCNPRPASRDEVRELYLEAL
- the rhaM gene encoding L-rhamnose mutarotase — translated: MIRKAFVMQVNPDAHEEYQRRHNPIWPELEATLKAHGAHHYAIYLDKERHLLFATVEIESEARWEAVASTEVCQRWWKYMREVMPSNPDNSPLSAELKEVFYLA
- a CDS encoding maltose acetyltransferase domain-containing protein; amino-acid sequence: MMDMKKRMNSGELYLDAGYGLPEQRLMGKARAYEYNHSHPFNQELRNDIIQRMFAKVGEQCWIEPPINIAYGIHTTIGDNFYANFNLTLVDDADIIIGNNVMFAPNVTISTAGHPIHPALRHTHQQFSLPVVIEDGVWLGTGVIINPGVTIGQNSVIGAGSVVNRSIPANVVAAGVPCRVLREITDADKDKYVLFPG
- a CDS encoding MFS transporter, with amino-acid sequence MNPTVCTHKNNPNFWIFGLFFFLYFFIMATCFPFLPIWLSDVIGLNKTETGLVFSSLSLFAICFQPILGVISDKLGLKKHLMWIVTVLLVLIAPFFLYVFAPLLKTNIWLGALSGGAYIGFVFSAGAGAMEAYIERVSRNSGFEYGKARTFGCLGWALCATTAGMLFSVNPEWVFWMGSAAALLLVVLVAIAKPQASQSAQVMDSLGANRPAIDLKTAVRMFRQRKMWMFILYVIGVACVYDVFDQQFATFFKSFFATPEAGTRAFGFATTAGEICNAIIMFSSPWIINRIGAKNTLLIAGMVMAARMIGSSFATTAAEVVALKMLHALEVPFLLVGAFKYITGVFDVRLSATIYLVGFQFAKQVAAIFLSAFAGNMYDRIGFQETYMILGGIALTVTLLSAFTLAGKTKTEPLRDNAMTI